In a single window of the Salmo trutta chromosome 21, fSalTru1.1, whole genome shotgun sequence genome:
- the LOC115157370 gene encoding rap guanine nucleotide exchange factor 4-like isoform X6 yields MAGLLAPPYGAMETGSNNDMLTDKDSLGSDPLNFMNKILNKVPSEKLQRGGKVMRNAILSRAPHMIRDRKYHLKTYRQCCVGTELVDWLVQQSTCVHTRSHAVGMWQVLLEEGVLNHVDQELGFQDKYLFYRFLDDEEEHTPLPSEEEKRESEEELPETILFLAQMGPDALLRMILRKPPGQRTGEDLEIIYDELLHIKALSHLSNTVKRELASVLIFESHAKAGTVLFNQGEEGTSWYIIQKGSVNVVIYGKGVVCTLHEGDDFGKLALVTDSPRAASIVLREDNCHFLRVDKEDFNRILRDVEANTVRLKEHEQAVLVLEKSPRASSLGNIRYTVLSGTPEKILDHFLETMRMDTHHSDPDPGVDDFVLMHCVFMPNSQFCQLLMAHYHAVAPPGSEQERLEYAVTCKRRVLNLALRWAAVHTHHLQEEPAALIFLEELYGSVSSVSNDSRILRALKDFVPDLEKVVKLHSEEAKVKKQKVLTQFSNRDEKLVKTQPIRNCDDILLKVYCSDHTYTTIRVAVAATGSEVTSAVAYKLASNDDLLLVHLSSAGEKQMLKPNDVSVFSSLSINGRMFACPRDQLNALTPLPDQEGPSAGSMSSFELMSSKDLAYQMTLYDWELFSCVHEHELLYHTFGRQSFRRTTANLDLFLRRFNQVELWVVTEVCLCGQLSKRVQLLKKFIKIAAHCREFKNLNSFFAIIMGMSNPAVSRLTQTWEKLPSKFKKFYAEFESMMDPSRNHRAYRLTVTKIEPPIIPFMPLLLKDMTFSHEGKKTFIDNMVNFEKMRVIANTIRAVRHCRSQPFNPEVCQPNKNHAEVRGYVRKLCVIDKQRTLTTLSYKLEPCRT; encoded by the exons ATGGCTGGACTTCTGGCCCCTCCCTATGGCGCCATGGAAACTGGATCCAACAATGACA TGCTGACAGACAAAGACAGTCTAGGTTCAGATCCTCTCAACTTCATGAACAAGATCCTCAACAAG GTTCCATCAGAGAAGCTGCAGCGAGGGGGGAAGGTGATGCGGAACGCCATCCTCTCCAGAGCTCCTCACATGATCAGAGACAGGAAGTACCACCTcaagacatacag GCAGTGTTGTGTAGGTACAGAGCTGGTAGACTGGCTGGTGCAGCAGAGTACCTGTGTACATACTCGCTCTCACGCTGTGGGGATGTGGCAGGTTCTGCTGGAGGAGGGAGTCCTGAACCATG TGGACCAGGAGCTGGGTTTCCAGGACAAGTACCTGTTCTATCGTTTccttgatgatgaggaggagcACACCCCATTGCCAAGcgaggaggaaaagagggagagtgaggaagAGCTGCCTGAGACAATCCTCTTCCTCGCCCAGATGGGACCTGATGCCCTGCTGCGCATGATCCTCCGCAAACC tCCTGGTCAGAGGACGGGTGAGGATCTGGAGATCATCTATGATGAGCTGCTTCACATCAAGGCCTTATCCCACCTCTCCAACACT GTGAAGAGGGAGCTGGCGAGTGTTCTCATCTTCGAGTCTCACGCCAAAGCAGGAACCGTGT TGTTTAACCAGGGAGAAGAGGGAACATCCTGGTACATCATCCAGAAGGGCTCTGTCAATGTGGTCATCTACGGCAAG GGTGTGGTGTGTACCCTGCACGAGGGGGATGACTTTGGGAAGCTGGCGCTGGTGACTGACTCTCCTCGAGCTGCCTCCATCGTCCTCAGAGAAGACAACTGTCACTTCCTCCGAGTGGACAAAGAAGACTTCAACAGGATACTCAGG GACGTGGAAGCAAATACAGTGCGTTTGAAGGAACATGAGCAGGCTGTTCTGGTCTTGGAGAAGAGTCCCAGAGCCTCCAGTCTGGGAAATATCAGGTACACTGTGTTGTCTGGAACCCCTGAGAAGATCCTTGACCACTTCCTGGAGACTATGAGGATGGATACACACCACTCtgacccag ACCCTGGGGTAGATGACTTTGTCCTCATGCACTGTGTCTTCATGCCTAACAGCCAGTTCTGCCAGCTACTCATGGCACA CTACCATGCGGTGGCTCCCCCGGGCTCGGAGCAGGAGAGGTTGGAGTACGCTGTGACCTGTAAGAGACGAGTCCTCAATCTGGCCCTGCGCTGGgctgcagtacacacacaccacttacaGGAGGAGCCAGCAGCACTCATATTCctggag gagctgtatgggagtgtgtccagtgtgtccaaTGACTCACGGATCCTCAGAGCTCTGAAAGACTTTGTACCTGACTTGGAGAAGGTCGTCAAACTACA TTCAGAAGAGGCCAAAGTGAAAAAG CAGAAGGTCCTTACACAGTTCAGCAATAGAGACGAGAAACTAGTGAAGACACAACCCATCAGGAACTGTGATGACA TCCTGTTGAAGGTGTACTGCAGTGACCACACCTACACCACCATCCGGGTTGCCGTAGCGGCCACAGGGAGTGAGGTGACCAGCGCTGTGGCCTACAAACTTGCCTCAAACGACGACCTGCTATTGGTCCACCTCAGCTCCGCAGGCG AGAAGCAGATGCTGAAGCCCAATGATGTGTCAGTATTCTCCTCTCTGAGCATCAATGGGCGTATGTTCGCCTGTCCCCGGGACCAGCTCAATGCTCTG accccTCTCCCAGACCAGGAGGGGCCCTCAGCTGGGTCCATGTCCAGTTTTGAGCTGATGAGTTCTAAAGACCTGGCCTATCAGATGACTCTGTACGACTGGGAACTCTTCAGCTGTGTTCAcgag CATGAGTTGTTGTACCACACGTTTGGCCGTCAGAGCTTCAGGAGAACCACAGCCAACCTGGACCTGTTCCTACGCAG GTTCAACCAGGTAGAGCTGTGGGTGGTGACggaggtgtgtctgtgtggtcagcTTAGCAAACGGGTTCAGCTGCTCAAGAAGTTCATCAAAATTGCTGCTCA CTGTCGGGAGTTTAAGAACCTGAACTCGTTCTTTGCCATCATCATGGGTATGAGCAACCCTGCAGTCAGCCGACTCACCCAGACCTGGGAG AAACTCCCTAGCAAGTTCAAGAAGTTCTATGCTGAGTTTGAGAGCATGATG GACCCGTCCAGGAACCACCGGGCATACCGGCTGACCGTCACCAAAATAGAGCCGCCAATCATCCCCTTCATGCCCCTCCTCCTCAAAG ACATGACGTTTAGTCACGAGGGCAAGAAGACATTCATAGACAACATGGTCAACTTTGAGAAGATG CGGGTGATCGCAAACACCATCCGGGCGGTGAGACACTGCAGGAGTCAGCCGTTCA ACCCTGAGGTGTGTCAGCCCAATAAGAACCATGCTGAGGTGAGAGGTTATGTCAGGAAGCTGTGTGTGATTGACAAACAACGGACCCTGACAACACTCTCCTATAAGCTAGAGCCCTGCAGGACCTGA
- the LOC115157370 gene encoding rap guanine nucleotide exchange factor 4-like isoform X4 — MFRQGDIGTSWYAVLSGSLDVKVSETANHQVNQDAVTICTLGIGTAFGESILDNTPRHATIVSRETSELLRIEQREFKSLWEKYRQYMAGLLAPPYGAMETGSNNDMLTDKDSLGSDPLNFMNKILNKVPSEKLQRGGKVMRNAILSRAPHMIRDRKYHLKTYRQCCVGTELVDWLVQQSTCVHTRSHAVGMWQVLLEEGVLNHVDQELGFQDKYLFYRFLDDEEEHTPLPSEEEKRESEEELPETILFLAQMGPDALLRMILRKPPGQRTGEDLEIIYDELLHIKALSHLSNTVKRELASVLIFESHAKAGTVLFNQGEEGTSWYIIQKGSVNVVIYGKGVVCTLHEGDDFGKLALVTDSPRAASIVLREDNCHFLRVDKEDFNRILRDVEANTVRLKEHEQAVLVLEKSPRASSLGNIRYTVLSGTPEKILDHFLETMRMDTHHSDPDPGVDDFVLMHCVFMPNSQFCQLLMAHYHAVAPPGSEQERLEYAVTCKRRVLNLALRWAAVHTHHLQEEPAALIFLEELYGSVSSVSNDSRILRALKDFVPDLEKVVKLHSEEAKVKKQKVLTQFSNRDEKLVKTQPIRNCDDILLKVYCSDHTYTTIRVAVAATGSEVTSAVAYKLASNDDLLLVHLSSAGEKQMLKPNDVSVFSSLSINGRMFACPRDQLNALTPLPDQEGPSAGSMSSFELMSSKDLAYQMTLYDWELFSCVHEHELLYHTFGRQSFRRTTANLDLFLRRFNQVELWVVTEVCLCGQLSKRVQLLKKFIKIAAHCREFKNLNSFFAIIMGMSNPAVSRLTQTWEKLPSKFKKFYAEFESMMDPSRNHRAYRLTVTKIEPPIIPFMPLLLKDMTFSHEGKKTFIDNMVNFEKMRVIANTIRAVRHCRSQPFNPEVCQPNKNHAEVRGYVRKLCVIDKQRTLTTLSYKLEPCRT; from the exons a TGTTCCGCCAGGGTGACATAGGTACCAGCTGGTATGCtgttctgtctggctctctggaCGTCAAGGTGTCAGAAACAGCCAACCACCAGGTAAATCAG GATGCTGTCACTATCTGCACGCTGGGAATCGGGACGGCGTTTGGAGAGTCAATTCTGGATAATACTCCTCGCCACGCCACTATCGTCAGCAGAGAGACCAGCGAACTGCTCCGCATCGAACAGAGAGAGTTCAAGAGTCTatgggag aaGTACCGGCAGTATATGGCTGGACTTCTGGCCCCTCCCTATGGCGCCATGGAAACTGGATCCAACAATGACA TGCTGACAGACAAAGACAGTCTAGGTTCAGATCCTCTCAACTTCATGAACAAGATCCTCAACAAG GTTCCATCAGAGAAGCTGCAGCGAGGGGGGAAGGTGATGCGGAACGCCATCCTCTCCAGAGCTCCTCACATGATCAGAGACAGGAAGTACCACCTcaagacatacag GCAGTGTTGTGTAGGTACAGAGCTGGTAGACTGGCTGGTGCAGCAGAGTACCTGTGTACATACTCGCTCTCACGCTGTGGGGATGTGGCAGGTTCTGCTGGAGGAGGGAGTCCTGAACCATG TGGACCAGGAGCTGGGTTTCCAGGACAAGTACCTGTTCTATCGTTTccttgatgatgaggaggagcACACCCCATTGCCAAGcgaggaggaaaagagggagagtgaggaagAGCTGCCTGAGACAATCCTCTTCCTCGCCCAGATGGGACCTGATGCCCTGCTGCGCATGATCCTCCGCAAACC tCCTGGTCAGAGGACGGGTGAGGATCTGGAGATCATCTATGATGAGCTGCTTCACATCAAGGCCTTATCCCACCTCTCCAACACT GTGAAGAGGGAGCTGGCGAGTGTTCTCATCTTCGAGTCTCACGCCAAAGCAGGAACCGTGT TGTTTAACCAGGGAGAAGAGGGAACATCCTGGTACATCATCCAGAAGGGCTCTGTCAATGTGGTCATCTACGGCAAG GGTGTGGTGTGTACCCTGCACGAGGGGGATGACTTTGGGAAGCTGGCGCTGGTGACTGACTCTCCTCGAGCTGCCTCCATCGTCCTCAGAGAAGACAACTGTCACTTCCTCCGAGTGGACAAAGAAGACTTCAACAGGATACTCAGG GACGTGGAAGCAAATACAGTGCGTTTGAAGGAACATGAGCAGGCTGTTCTGGTCTTGGAGAAGAGTCCCAGAGCCTCCAGTCTGGGAAATATCAGGTACACTGTGTTGTCTGGAACCCCTGAGAAGATCCTTGACCACTTCCTGGAGACTATGAGGATGGATACACACCACTCtgacccag ACCCTGGGGTAGATGACTTTGTCCTCATGCACTGTGTCTTCATGCCTAACAGCCAGTTCTGCCAGCTACTCATGGCACA CTACCATGCGGTGGCTCCCCCGGGCTCGGAGCAGGAGAGGTTGGAGTACGCTGTGACCTGTAAGAGACGAGTCCTCAATCTGGCCCTGCGCTGGgctgcagtacacacacaccacttacaGGAGGAGCCAGCAGCACTCATATTCctggag gagctgtatgggagtgtgtccagtgtgtccaaTGACTCACGGATCCTCAGAGCTCTGAAAGACTTTGTACCTGACTTGGAGAAGGTCGTCAAACTACA TTCAGAAGAGGCCAAAGTGAAAAAG CAGAAGGTCCTTACACAGTTCAGCAATAGAGACGAGAAACTAGTGAAGACACAACCCATCAGGAACTGTGATGACA TCCTGTTGAAGGTGTACTGCAGTGACCACACCTACACCACCATCCGGGTTGCCGTAGCGGCCACAGGGAGTGAGGTGACCAGCGCTGTGGCCTACAAACTTGCCTCAAACGACGACCTGCTATTGGTCCACCTCAGCTCCGCAGGCG AGAAGCAGATGCTGAAGCCCAATGATGTGTCAGTATTCTCCTCTCTGAGCATCAATGGGCGTATGTTCGCCTGTCCCCGGGACCAGCTCAATGCTCTG accccTCTCCCAGACCAGGAGGGGCCCTCAGCTGGGTCCATGTCCAGTTTTGAGCTGATGAGTTCTAAAGACCTGGCCTATCAGATGACTCTGTACGACTGGGAACTCTTCAGCTGTGTTCAcgag CATGAGTTGTTGTACCACACGTTTGGCCGTCAGAGCTTCAGGAGAACCACAGCCAACCTGGACCTGTTCCTACGCAG GTTCAACCAGGTAGAGCTGTGGGTGGTGACggaggtgtgtctgtgtggtcagcTTAGCAAACGGGTTCAGCTGCTCAAGAAGTTCATCAAAATTGCTGCTCA CTGTCGGGAGTTTAAGAACCTGAACTCGTTCTTTGCCATCATCATGGGTATGAGCAACCCTGCAGTCAGCCGACTCACCCAGACCTGGGAG AAACTCCCTAGCAAGTTCAAGAAGTTCTATGCTGAGTTTGAGAGCATGATG GACCCGTCCAGGAACCACCGGGCATACCGGCTGACCGTCACCAAAATAGAGCCGCCAATCATCCCCTTCATGCCCCTCCTCCTCAAAG ACATGACGTTTAGTCACGAGGGCAAGAAGACATTCATAGACAACATGGTCAACTTTGAGAAGATG CGGGTGATCGCAAACACCATCCGGGCGGTGAGACACTGCAGGAGTCAGCCGTTCA ACCCTGAGGTGTGTCAGCCCAATAAGAACCATGCTGAGGTGAGAGGTTATGTCAGGAAGCTGTGTGTGATTGACAAACAACGGACCCTGACAACACTCTCCTATAAGCTAGAGCCCTGCAGGACCTGA
- the LOC115157370 gene encoding rap guanine nucleotide exchange factor 4-like isoform X5, whose translation MGGERGEKYRQYMAGLLAPPYGAMETGSNNDMLTDKDSLGSDPLNFMNKILNKVPSEKLQRGGKVMRNAILSRAPHMIRDRKYHLKTYRQCCVGTELVDWLVQQSTCVHTRSHAVGMWQVLLEEGVLNHVDQELGFQDKYLFYRFLDDEEEHTPLPSEEEKRESEEELPETILFLAQMGPDALLRMILRKPPGQRTGEDLEIIYDELLHIKALSHLSNTVKRELASVLIFESHAKAGTVLFNQGEEGTSWYIIQKGSVNVVIYGKGVVCTLHEGDDFGKLALVTDSPRAASIVLREDNCHFLRVDKEDFNRILRDVEANTVRLKEHEQAVLVLEKSPRASSLGNIRYTVLSGTPEKILDHFLETMRMDTHHSDPDPGVDDFVLMHCVFMPNSQFCQLLMAHYHAVAPPGSEQERLEYAVTCKRRVLNLALRWAAVHTHHLQEEPAALIFLEELYGSVSSVSNDSRILRALKDFVPDLEKVVKLHSEEAKVKKQKVLTQFSNRDEKLVKTQPIRNCDDILLKVYCSDHTYTTIRVAVAATGSEVTSAVAYKLASNDDLLLVHLSSAGEKQMLKPNDVSVFSSLSINGRMFACPRDQLNALTPLPDQEGPSAGSMSSFELMSSKDLAYQMTLYDWELFSCVHEHELLYHTFGRQSFRRTTANLDLFLRRFNQVELWVVTEVCLCGQLSKRVQLLKKFIKIAAHCREFKNLNSFFAIIMGMSNPAVSRLTQTWEKLPSKFKKFYAEFESMMDPSRNHRAYRLTVTKIEPPIIPFMPLLLKDMTFSHEGKKTFIDNMVNFEKMRVIANTIRAVRHCRSQPFNPEVCQPNKNHAEVRGYVRKLCVIDKQRTLTTLSYKLEPCRT comes from the exons atgggaggtgagagaggggag aaGTACCGGCAGTATATGGCTGGACTTCTGGCCCCTCCCTATGGCGCCATGGAAACTGGATCCAACAATGACA TGCTGACAGACAAAGACAGTCTAGGTTCAGATCCTCTCAACTTCATGAACAAGATCCTCAACAAG GTTCCATCAGAGAAGCTGCAGCGAGGGGGGAAGGTGATGCGGAACGCCATCCTCTCCAGAGCTCCTCACATGATCAGAGACAGGAAGTACCACCTcaagacatacag GCAGTGTTGTGTAGGTACAGAGCTGGTAGACTGGCTGGTGCAGCAGAGTACCTGTGTACATACTCGCTCTCACGCTGTGGGGATGTGGCAGGTTCTGCTGGAGGAGGGAGTCCTGAACCATG TGGACCAGGAGCTGGGTTTCCAGGACAAGTACCTGTTCTATCGTTTccttgatgatgaggaggagcACACCCCATTGCCAAGcgaggaggaaaagagggagagtgaggaagAGCTGCCTGAGACAATCCTCTTCCTCGCCCAGATGGGACCTGATGCCCTGCTGCGCATGATCCTCCGCAAACC tCCTGGTCAGAGGACGGGTGAGGATCTGGAGATCATCTATGATGAGCTGCTTCACATCAAGGCCTTATCCCACCTCTCCAACACT GTGAAGAGGGAGCTGGCGAGTGTTCTCATCTTCGAGTCTCACGCCAAAGCAGGAACCGTGT TGTTTAACCAGGGAGAAGAGGGAACATCCTGGTACATCATCCAGAAGGGCTCTGTCAATGTGGTCATCTACGGCAAG GGTGTGGTGTGTACCCTGCACGAGGGGGATGACTTTGGGAAGCTGGCGCTGGTGACTGACTCTCCTCGAGCTGCCTCCATCGTCCTCAGAGAAGACAACTGTCACTTCCTCCGAGTGGACAAAGAAGACTTCAACAGGATACTCAGG GACGTGGAAGCAAATACAGTGCGTTTGAAGGAACATGAGCAGGCTGTTCTGGTCTTGGAGAAGAGTCCCAGAGCCTCCAGTCTGGGAAATATCAGGTACACTGTGTTGTCTGGAACCCCTGAGAAGATCCTTGACCACTTCCTGGAGACTATGAGGATGGATACACACCACTCtgacccag ACCCTGGGGTAGATGACTTTGTCCTCATGCACTGTGTCTTCATGCCTAACAGCCAGTTCTGCCAGCTACTCATGGCACA CTACCATGCGGTGGCTCCCCCGGGCTCGGAGCAGGAGAGGTTGGAGTACGCTGTGACCTGTAAGAGACGAGTCCTCAATCTGGCCCTGCGCTGGgctgcagtacacacacaccacttacaGGAGGAGCCAGCAGCACTCATATTCctggag gagctgtatgggagtgtgtccagtgtgtccaaTGACTCACGGATCCTCAGAGCTCTGAAAGACTTTGTACCTGACTTGGAGAAGGTCGTCAAACTACA TTCAGAAGAGGCCAAAGTGAAAAAG CAGAAGGTCCTTACACAGTTCAGCAATAGAGACGAGAAACTAGTGAAGACACAACCCATCAGGAACTGTGATGACA TCCTGTTGAAGGTGTACTGCAGTGACCACACCTACACCACCATCCGGGTTGCCGTAGCGGCCACAGGGAGTGAGGTGACCAGCGCTGTGGCCTACAAACTTGCCTCAAACGACGACCTGCTATTGGTCCACCTCAGCTCCGCAGGCG AGAAGCAGATGCTGAAGCCCAATGATGTGTCAGTATTCTCCTCTCTGAGCATCAATGGGCGTATGTTCGCCTGTCCCCGGGACCAGCTCAATGCTCTG accccTCTCCCAGACCAGGAGGGGCCCTCAGCTGGGTCCATGTCCAGTTTTGAGCTGATGAGTTCTAAAGACCTGGCCTATCAGATGACTCTGTACGACTGGGAACTCTTCAGCTGTGTTCAcgag CATGAGTTGTTGTACCACACGTTTGGCCGTCAGAGCTTCAGGAGAACCACAGCCAACCTGGACCTGTTCCTACGCAG GTTCAACCAGGTAGAGCTGTGGGTGGTGACggaggtgtgtctgtgtggtcagcTTAGCAAACGGGTTCAGCTGCTCAAGAAGTTCATCAAAATTGCTGCTCA CTGTCGGGAGTTTAAGAACCTGAACTCGTTCTTTGCCATCATCATGGGTATGAGCAACCCTGCAGTCAGCCGACTCACCCAGACCTGGGAG AAACTCCCTAGCAAGTTCAAGAAGTTCTATGCTGAGTTTGAGAGCATGATG GACCCGTCCAGGAACCACCGGGCATACCGGCTGACCGTCACCAAAATAGAGCCGCCAATCATCCCCTTCATGCCCCTCCTCCTCAAAG ACATGACGTTTAGTCACGAGGGCAAGAAGACATTCATAGACAACATGGTCAACTTTGAGAAGATG CGGGTGATCGCAAACACCATCCGGGCGGTGAGACACTGCAGGAGTCAGCCGTTCA ACCCTGAGGTGTGTCAGCCCAATAAGAACCATGCTGAGGTGAGAGGTTATGTCAGGAAGCTGTGTGTGATTGACAAACAACGGACCCTGACAACACTCTCCTATAAGCTAGAGCCCTGCAGGACCTGA